From Amycolatopsis sp. cg9, one genomic window encodes:
- a CDS encoding GNAT family N-acetyltransferase, translated as MTDRLTPEVRIVHLTGPAFHALARGDLAAANAVSPVPVSAYFAGPDWRGVWQMRSRQVEEDPASAAWVTGVIWDELRQLAVGRAGYHGPPDPSGTVEIGYAVEPVHRRRGYARAALEALLRRAADEPRVRTVRVTISPDNLASYQLASQYGFVEIGEHWDDEDGLGIVYEVAAGQW; from the coding sequence ATGACCGATCGCCTGACGCCGGAGGTGCGGATCGTGCACCTGACCGGTCCGGCCTTCCACGCTCTCGCCCGTGGCGACCTGGCGGCGGCGAACGCGGTCAGTCCGGTCCCCGTCTCGGCCTACTTCGCCGGCCCGGACTGGCGCGGGGTGTGGCAGATGCGCAGCAGGCAAGTGGAAGAAGACCCGGCCAGCGCGGCGTGGGTCACCGGCGTCATCTGGGACGAGCTGCGGCAGCTGGCCGTGGGCCGGGCCGGCTACCACGGGCCTCCCGACCCGTCGGGGACGGTCGAGATCGGCTACGCCGTCGAACCGGTGCACCGGCGCCGCGGCTACGCCCGCGCGGCGCTGGAAGCCCTGCTGCGCCGAGCCGCCGACGAGCCACGGGTGCGCACCGTCCGGGTCACCATCAGCCCCGACAACCTGGCTTCCTACCAGCTGGCATCGCAGTACGGCTTTGTCGAGATCGGCGAGCATTGGGACGACGAGGACGGCCTGGGGATCGTTTACGAGGTCGCCGCCGGGCAGTGGTAG
- a CDS encoding BTAD domain-containing putative transcriptional regulator, with translation MVELRVLGAVEVVAGGVRLDIGHARQRDVLAVLLLDVGRAVPIDRLIDRVWGDRPPRQPRNALYAYVSRLRGLLAPLGGVTIERDRSGYVLVADPLTVDVHRFEALVRRARAADDHSALALYDEALALWRGEPLSELDSTWVDGVRAELERKREAAELDRDDLRLRTGAHAAVLARSGSGGAAGERAAAQRIEALYLDGRPADALREYERVRSRLADELGADPGPRLRGVHERILRGGQPPIARQLPAAPPSFTGRAGELAALDRLLAAPGAVAVVSGAGGLGKTWLAVRWATGHASRFPDGQLYADLRGFDPAHEPVPADRALRGLLGALGVAPESIPPEPDAQAALYRSLTAQRRLLVLLDNARDTAHVTPLLPGGSSCAVLITSRHELGGLLTTRGAGALPLRTLNEPEARELLAHKLGAARLAAEPEAAREILRRCGGLSLALAIIAARVTAQPDHPLAALAAELRESRLDALDTGELSASLRAVFEVSYRCLDAGAATAFRLLGPAPGGAIGRAAATALVGDVRPLRALCAANLLAEDPPGRFRMHDLVKLYAGELAAKTDDPGTRLAASTRLLDHYLGWASAAMDRFSPHEPYLREPAACPAGPQPDFADAGAARAWLDAERATMLTAAVRAPAELAGHVVRLSATLWRYLEVAALNHDALALHSAALASTRPGTPERGFAGMAVSTALIQLGRYDEAAGHLEQALSVAVAREDDLLESMVRNAFATIDDMRGRRAAAREHLGLALAAAQRTGHALLEGIALCNLGEHHRWCGDYETAVGYLQRSGRIALDLGSAGLGGPVLATLGGAYAGLGRHEEADDHFRRALEFAKTGRDTNLEISALNEFAATKTGTEAIAWYEQALALAERTGHLRERAVAHHGLGRAHRAAGSGSEAQAHLEAALTAYTELGGPGADEVRGLLDSHRSP, from the coding sequence GTGGTGGAACTGCGGGTGCTGGGTGCCGTCGAAGTCGTGGCCGGCGGGGTCCGGCTCGACATCGGGCACGCCCGGCAGCGGGACGTCCTGGCGGTGCTGTTGCTGGACGTCGGCCGGGCGGTGCCGATCGACCGGCTGATCGACCGCGTCTGGGGTGACCGGCCGCCGCGGCAGCCGAGGAACGCCCTCTACGCCTACGTCTCGCGGTTGCGCGGGCTGCTGGCTCCGCTGGGCGGGGTCACCATCGAACGCGACCGGAGCGGCTACGTCCTCGTCGCCGACCCGCTGACGGTCGACGTGCACCGGTTCGAGGCGCTGGTGCGGCGGGCGAGGGCGGCGGACGACCACTCGGCGCTCGCGCTGTACGACGAGGCGCTGGCCCTGTGGCGGGGCGAGCCGTTGAGCGAGCTGGACTCCACCTGGGTCGACGGCGTCCGCGCCGAGCTGGAGCGCAAGCGCGAAGCGGCCGAGCTGGACCGCGACGACCTCCGGCTGCGGACCGGCGCCCACGCCGCGGTGCTCGCCCGGTCCGGGTCCGGCGGCGCGGCCGGGGAGCGCGCGGCGGCGCAGCGGATCGAGGCGCTCTACCTCGACGGACGCCCGGCCGACGCGCTGCGGGAGTACGAACGGGTCCGGTCACGGCTGGCCGACGAGCTCGGCGCCGACCCGGGTCCGCGCCTGCGCGGGGTGCACGAACGGATCCTGCGCGGCGGGCAGCCGCCGATCGCCCGGCAGCTCCCGGCCGCGCCGCCGTCCTTCACCGGGCGCGCCGGCGAACTCGCGGCGCTCGACCGGCTGCTCGCCGCCCCGGGCGCGGTGGCGGTCGTCTCCGGTGCCGGTGGCCTCGGGAAGACCTGGCTCGCCGTGCGGTGGGCGACCGGCCACGCGAGCCGGTTCCCCGACGGGCAGCTCTACGCCGACCTCCGCGGTTTCGACCCGGCCCACGAACCGGTGCCCGCCGACCGAGCCCTGCGCGGCCTCCTCGGCGCGCTGGGCGTGGCCCCGGAGTCGATCCCGCCGGAACCGGACGCGCAAGCGGCGCTGTACCGGAGCCTCACCGCCCAGCGCCGGCTGCTCGTGCTGCTCGACAACGCCCGCGACACCGCGCACGTGACGCCGCTGCTCCCCGGCGGGTCCTCGTGTGCGGTCCTGATCACCAGCCGGCACGAGCTGGGCGGCCTGCTCACCACCCGCGGCGCGGGCGCGCTGCCCCTGCGCACCCTGAACGAGCCCGAGGCTCGGGAACTGCTCGCGCACAAGCTGGGCGCGGCCCGGCTGGCGGCCGAACCCGAAGCCGCGCGGGAAATCCTGCGCCGGTGCGGCGGGCTGTCACTGGCGCTCGCGATCATCGCCGCCCGGGTCACGGCCCAGCCGGACCACCCGCTGGCCGCGCTCGCGGCCGAACTGCGCGAAAGCCGGCTGGACGCGTTGGACACCGGAGAGCTGTCCGCGAGCCTGCGCGCGGTGTTCGAGGTGTCCTACCGCTGCCTCGACGCCGGTGCCGCGACGGCGTTCCGCCTGCTCGGACCCGCTCCCGGCGGCGCCATCGGGCGCGCGGCCGCGACCGCGCTGGTCGGGGACGTCCGGCCGCTGCGCGCACTGTGCGCCGCGAACCTCCTGGCGGAGGATCCGCCGGGCCGGTTCCGGATGCACGACCTCGTCAAGCTCTACGCCGGCGAGCTCGCCGCCAAGACCGACGACCCCGGCACCCGGCTCGCCGCCTCGACCCGGCTGCTGGACCACTACCTGGGCTGGGCCTCGGCGGCCATGGACCGGTTCTCGCCCCACGAGCCGTACCTGCGCGAGCCCGCCGCGTGCCCGGCCGGGCCGCAGCCGGACTTCGCCGACGCCGGCGCCGCGAGGGCGTGGCTGGACGCCGAGCGGGCGACCATGCTGACGGCGGCCGTCCGTGCGCCGGCCGAACTGGCCGGGCACGTGGTCCGCCTGTCGGCGACGCTGTGGCGGTACCTGGAAGTCGCGGCGCTGAACCACGACGCGCTCGCCCTGCACTCGGCCGCGCTCGCCTCGACCCGCCCCGGCACGCCGGAACGGGGCTTCGCCGGCATGGCCGTCAGCACCGCCCTGATCCAGCTCGGCCGCTACGACGAAGCCGCCGGCCACCTCGAACAAGCACTGTCCGTGGCCGTGGCGCGGGAAGACGACCTCCTCGAGAGCATGGTGCGCAACGCCTTCGCGACGATCGACGACATGCGCGGCCGCCGCGCGGCGGCTCGGGAGCACCTCGGCCTCGCGCTCGCCGCCGCGCAGCGGACCGGCCACGCCCTGCTGGAAGGTATCGCCCTGTGCAACCTCGGCGAGCACCACCGCTGGTGCGGCGACTACGAAACGGCGGTCGGCTACCTGCAGCGCAGCGGACGGATCGCGCTGGACCTCGGGTCGGCCGGCCTCGGCGGACCGGTGCTGGCCACGCTGGGCGGCGCCTACGCCGGTCTCGGCCGCCACGAGGAGGCCGACGACCACTTCCGCCGCGCCCTGGAGTTCGCGAAGACCGGCCGAGACACGAACCTCGAAATCTCGGCTCTCAACGAATTCGCGGCCACGAAGACCGGCACCGAGGCGATCGCGTGGTACGAGCAGGCACTGGCACTCGCCGAGCGAACCGGTCACCTCCGCGAACGGGCCGTCGCCCACCACGGCTTGGGCCGGGCCCACCGGGCCGCCGGGAGCGGCTCCGAGGCGCAAGCGCACCTCGAAGCCGCCCTGACGGCGTACACCGAACTGGGCGGCCCGGGCGCCGACGAGGTGCGCGGCCTGCTCGACAGCCACCGCTCGCCCTAG
- a CDS encoding phage tail tip lysozyme, whose translation MTASPAAVLEHRVPSGGTRGGRLVVAKLPQLANHRGSGPDLVLRWGPMPPAATVDVVVHLHGFSARGARMTLPGDKEPRSGLDLADPANPSARGRRTPTLLVLPRGHFHGGKSGNGYSFPALTSPGALARLVGDALRRFSAATGVRATRGKLILTAHSGGGAALMAILRHADPDEVHAFDALYTDPAPLIAWARKRKAAGTGALRVLFRPGEPTAAASLRVAAALAPGTRTFRVERTRVAHDDIARTFGWRLLADPGADLPETGRPGGPEHETPSPGEAQPLCEAIAKVAREQFRRWRPGGGTALTETDAAASAILREYYREGIGATVTDAQLRSTTYQAGHPWSAVFVSYALRKAGAGSAFTYSAAHQSYIRAARANRLRRDAANPFWAFRATEVAPRAGDLVCASRQDSGATYDNIGDARYRATHCDVVTDVRPGRIRVVGGNVGQTVGEKSLTTRPDGKLDLTGAQSRFFAVITCRRGTPRQPPPATGRDARIRRVMDLLVHTYHYPVAGAAGVVGNLIAESGVQPDRIEGSREDTPMRSADFSGRVRDFTPDEVRDRSTTARTGPRLPGIGLAQWTSANRRAGLFRHSFRGRVPGSAILSDLDAQVDYLVTELRRDYAAVDAVLRSPGVTADRAADVVVLRFERPAAVLNRPVGDPGVQEVLTRRRAHAARALAIHRSR comes from the coding sequence ATGACGGCATCTCCCGCGGCGGTGCTCGAACACCGCGTTCCGTCCGGCGGCACGCGCGGCGGCAGGCTGGTCGTCGCGAAGCTGCCGCAGCTGGCGAACCACCGCGGCAGCGGGCCCGACCTGGTGCTGCGGTGGGGACCGATGCCGCCCGCCGCGACCGTCGACGTCGTCGTGCACCTGCACGGCTTCTCCGCGCGCGGGGCTCGGATGACGCTGCCCGGCGACAAGGAACCCCGTAGCGGGCTCGATCTGGCGGATCCCGCGAACCCGTCGGCGCGGGGCAGGCGCACACCCACGCTGCTCGTCCTCCCCCGCGGGCACTTCCACGGCGGGAAGTCCGGCAACGGCTACAGCTTCCCCGCGCTGACCTCGCCGGGAGCGCTCGCGCGCCTGGTCGGCGACGCGCTGCGCCGGTTCTCCGCCGCGACCGGCGTGCGTGCCACGCGCGGCAAGCTCATCCTCACCGCGCACTCCGGCGGCGGGGCGGCCCTCATGGCGATCCTGCGGCACGCCGACCCGGACGAAGTGCACGCGTTCGACGCGCTCTACACCGATCCGGCGCCGCTGATCGCCTGGGCGCGCAAGCGGAAGGCCGCCGGGACGGGGGCGCTGCGCGTGCTGTTCCGGCCGGGTGAGCCGACCGCCGCCGCCAGTCTGCGGGTCGCCGCCGCCCTCGCGCCGGGGACGCGGACCTTCCGGGTGGAGCGCACGCGCGTCGCGCACGACGACATCGCGCGGACTTTCGGGTGGCGGCTGCTCGCCGATCCCGGTGCGGACCTGCCGGAGACCGGCCGGCCCGGCGGGCCGGAGCACGAGACGCCGTCGCCGGGCGAAGCGCAGCCGCTGTGCGAAGCGATCGCCAAGGTGGCGCGCGAGCAGTTCCGGCGCTGGCGGCCGGGCGGCGGGACCGCGCTGACGGAGACCGACGCGGCGGCCTCGGCGATCCTGCGCGAGTACTACCGCGAGGGGATCGGCGCGACGGTGACCGACGCCCAGCTGCGGAGCACGACCTACCAGGCGGGCCACCCGTGGAGCGCGGTGTTCGTGTCGTACGCGCTGCGGAAGGCCGGGGCCGGGTCCGCGTTCACCTATTCGGCGGCGCACCAGTCCTACATCCGGGCGGCGCGGGCCAACCGGCTGCGCCGGGACGCCGCGAACCCGTTCTGGGCGTTCCGGGCCACCGAAGTCGCGCCGCGGGCCGGCGACCTCGTGTGCGCGTCGCGGCAGGACAGCGGCGCGACCTACGACAACATCGGGGACGCGCGGTACCGGGCCACGCACTGCGACGTGGTGACCGACGTGCGGCCGGGCCGGATCCGGGTGGTCGGCGGCAACGTCGGCCAGACGGTCGGCGAGAAGTCGCTGACCACGCGGCCGGACGGGAAGCTCGACCTCACCGGCGCGCAGAGCCGGTTCTTCGCGGTCATCACCTGCCGCCGCGGCACCCCGCGGCAACCGCCGCCGGCGACCGGCCGGGACGCCCGGATCCGGCGGGTGATGGACCTGCTCGTGCACACCTACCACTACCCGGTCGCCGGGGCGGCCGGCGTCGTGGGCAACCTGATCGCCGAGTCGGGGGTGCAGCCGGACCGGATCGAGGGCAGCCGGGAGGACACCCCGATGCGGTCCGCCGACTTCTCCGGCCGGGTCCGGGACTTCACGCCGGACGAGGTGCGGGACCGGAGCACGACCGCGCGCACCGGGCCGCGGCTGCCGGGCATCGGGCTCGCGCAGTGGACGAGCGCGAACCGCCGGGCGGGGTTGTTCCGGCACAGCTTCCGCGGCCGGGTACCGGGCTCGGCCATTCTGTCCGATTTGGACGCTCAGGTGGACTACCTGGTCACCGAGCTGCGCCGGGACTACGCCGCCGTCGACGCGGTGCTGCGCTCCCCCGGCGTGACCGCCGACCGGGCGGCCGACGTGGTGGTGCTGCGGTTCGAACGACCGGCCGCGGTGCTGAACCGGCCGGTGGGCGATCCGGGCGTCCAGGAGGTGCTCACCCGTCGCCGGGCGCACGCCGCGCGGGCGCTCGCGATCCACCGGTCTCGATGA
- a CDS encoding sigma 54-interacting transcriptional regulator, whose amino-acid sequence MATVAGPTAVGAWLEVVGTPDGVVESLVRALGELDVSLLRHDDGPRNGVLAFDARAPAVAERLRAVSRERPGRVLAVSTAGRPLGADSWTLLRAGASDACTWRAGDVTAARHVAGRLRRWQAIDGLLACRHVQDFLVGDSPVWQATLRDAVEVARFTGASVLITGESGTGKERVAQLIHELDSRRGKKKLVVLDCSTVVPSLSGSEFFGHEKGAFTGAAAARAGAFELADGGTLFLDEVGELPAPLQAELLRVIQEGTFKRVGSNLWRKSSFRLVCATNRDLASARAAGAFRDDFYYRIAECTLRLPSLRERTADIIPLFRHFFRQARPDAGPPELEDAVHELLVGRSYPGNVRDLRSLVLRIVHRHLGNGVVTVGDVPDHEWPAPDAAPPGGCTSCGAALPPAPRG is encoded by the coding sequence GTGGCCACCGTGGCCGGGCCGACGGCGGTCGGTGCCTGGCTCGAAGTCGTCGGGACTCCCGACGGCGTGGTCGAGTCGCTCGTCCGCGCCCTCGGCGAGCTGGACGTTTCGCTGCTCCGGCACGACGACGGCCCGCGCAACGGCGTGCTCGCCTTCGACGCCCGCGCCCCGGCCGTGGCCGAGCGGCTGCGTGCCGTGTCGCGGGAGCGGCCGGGCCGGGTGCTCGCCGTGTCGACGGCCGGCCGGCCGCTCGGTGCCGACAGCTGGACGTTGCTGCGCGCCGGTGCTTCGGACGCGTGCACCTGGCGCGCCGGCGACGTCACCGCGGCCCGGCACGTCGCCGGACGGCTGCGCCGGTGGCAGGCCATCGACGGCCTGCTCGCGTGCCGCCACGTCCAGGACTTCCTGGTCGGCGACAGCCCGGTCTGGCAGGCGACGCTGCGCGACGCCGTCGAGGTCGCCCGGTTCACCGGTGCCTCGGTGCTCATCACCGGCGAAAGCGGCACCGGGAAGGAGCGGGTCGCGCAGCTCATCCACGAACTGGATTCGCGGCGGGGCAAGAAGAAACTCGTCGTGCTGGACTGCAGCACGGTGGTCCCGTCGTTGTCCGGCAGCGAGTTCTTCGGCCACGAAAAAGGCGCGTTCACCGGTGCCGCGGCGGCGCGGGCGGGCGCTTTCGAGCTGGCCGACGGCGGCACCCTGTTCCTCGACGAAGTCGGCGAGCTGCCGGCGCCGCTGCAGGCCGAGCTGCTGCGGGTGATCCAGGAGGGCACGTTCAAGCGGGTCGGCAGCAACCTGTGGCGCAAGAGCTCGTTCCGGCTCGTCTGCGCCACCAACCGCGATCTCGCCTCGGCCCGCGCGGCCGGGGCGTTCCGCGACGACTTCTACTACCGGATCGCGGAGTGCACGCTGCGCCTGCCCAGCCTGCGCGAGCGGACCGCGGACATCATCCCGCTGTTCCGGCACTTCTTCCGCCAGGCCCGCCCGGACGCCGGCCCGCCCGAGCTCGAGGACGCCGTCCACGAGCTGCTCGTCGGCCGGTCCTACCCGGGCAACGTGCGGGACCTGCGCAGCCTCGTGCTGCGCATCGTGCACCGGCACCTCGGCAACGGCGTCGTCACGGTGGGAGACGTACCGGACCACGAGTGGCCGGCGCCGGACGCCGCGCCCCCGGGCGGGTGCACGAGCTGCGGCGCGGCGCTGCCGCCCGCGCCGCGCGGGTGA
- a CDS encoding amidohydrolase family protein: MRVIDAHCHAGPGDGFSGPWDTSAPLSRYLRRCAEAGIGASTLFAAFHSDYAAANEAVGRIVAARPGRFFGFAFVHAERDRGRVRSLVHRAVTGYGFCGIKVHRHDARISREICEVAAEFRLPVLYDVAGEAAAAELLATEFPGVDFIVPHLGSFADDWSAQLAFTGVLAEHPNVHTDTSGVRRFDLLERAIGLAGPEKVLFGSDGPWLHPGLELAKVRLLRLPPAAEALVLGENFLRLTRAARAAAPRRSSCTRPGARRPAPATRGPVRLPP, encoded by the coding sequence ATGCGGGTCATCGACGCGCATTGCCACGCGGGTCCCGGAGACGGGTTCAGCGGGCCGTGGGACACCTCGGCACCGCTGTCCCGCTACCTGCGGCGCTGCGCCGAGGCGGGGATCGGCGCTTCGACGCTGTTCGCCGCCTTCCACTCCGACTACGCCGCCGCCAACGAAGCGGTCGGCCGGATCGTCGCCGCGCGGCCCGGCCGGTTCTTCGGCTTCGCGTTCGTGCACGCCGAGCGCGACCGCGGCCGGGTCCGCTCGCTGGTGCACCGCGCCGTGACCGGGTACGGGTTCTGCGGCATCAAGGTGCACCGCCACGACGCCCGGATCAGCCGGGAGATCTGCGAGGTCGCGGCGGAGTTCCGGCTGCCGGTGCTGTACGACGTCGCCGGCGAGGCGGCCGCGGCCGAGCTGCTCGCGACCGAGTTCCCCGGCGTCGACTTCATCGTGCCGCACCTGGGCAGCTTCGCCGACGACTGGAGCGCGCAGCTCGCGTTCACCGGCGTGCTCGCCGAACACCCCAACGTGCACACCGACACGTCCGGGGTGCGCCGGTTCGACCTGCTGGAGCGCGCGATCGGGCTGGCCGGCCCGGAGAAGGTGCTGTTCGGGTCGGACGGACCGTGGCTGCACCCCGGCCTGGAGCTGGCGAAGGTCCGGCTGCTGCGGCTGCCGCCGGCGGCGGAGGCCCTGGTGCTGGGCGAGAACTTCCTCCGCCTCACCCGCGCGGCGCGGGCGGCAGCGCCGCGCCGCAGCTCGTGCACCCGCCCGGGGGCGCGGCGTCCGGCGCCGGCCACTCGTGGTCCGGTACGTCTCCCACCGTGA
- a CDS encoding polyketide cyclase: MADHENVRATLTFAVPAERVFAVLADPATHAAIDGTGWVREPVDPAPLTRAGQLFRMDMFHGSRPVGDYQVVNRVEVFDAPRAIGWVTGHRKADGELEFGGWLWRYDLIPLGASGTEVTLSYDWSAVPQHIRDRGIAFPPFGPGHLENSLRHLADLAAPAAQRS; this comes from the coding sequence ATGGCGGACCACGAGAACGTGCGCGCGACCCTGACCTTCGCCGTGCCCGCCGAGCGGGTGTTCGCGGTGCTGGCGGACCCGGCCACCCACGCCGCGATCGATGGGACCGGGTGGGTGCGGGAGCCCGTCGACCCGGCGCCGCTGACCCGGGCCGGCCAGCTCTTCCGGATGGACATGTTCCACGGCAGCCGTCCGGTCGGTGACTACCAGGTCGTCAACCGCGTCGAGGTGTTCGACGCGCCGCGCGCCATCGGCTGGGTGACCGGCCACCGGAAGGCCGACGGCGAGCTGGAGTTCGGCGGCTGGCTCTGGCGGTACGACCTGATCCCGCTCGGGGCGTCGGGCACCGAGGTCACGCTGTCCTACGACTGGTCGGCGGTGCCGCAGCACATCCGCGACCGCGGCATCGCGTTCCCGCCGTTCGGTCCCGGCCACCTCGAGAACTCACTGCGCCACCTGGCGGACCTCGCCGCACCCGCCGCTCAGCGCAGCTGA
- a CDS encoding dipeptide ABC transporter ATP-binding protein, producing MTAAGLLRLHDVAVSFGDVEAVRGVGYEVGAGEVVAVVGESGSGKTVTAMSLLGLLPPTARVTGRAELAGRDLYALTPAALRAVRGGDVGMVFQEPMSALNPVFTIGDQLVEAIRAHQPLAAPAARERAVELLGLVGLPDPRERFRSYPHELSGGQLQRVVIAMAVANEPKLLIADEPTTALDVTVQAEILELLRDLRSRLGTAILLITHDMGVVADLADRVVVMHDGRVVEQGDVRTIFAAPAEAYTRQLLGSVVSLSGAATAGLERALAADVPVGPGHVAAAAHPAAASVADVPAESPLLRVENLSVTYRGRFRAVAVRAADGVSLHVEPGEVLGLVGESGSGKSTVARAVTGVLAPSEGAVRVGDADLTRVRGRAAKALRRRIGVVFQDPLSSLNPRTTVGESVATPLRLHGAVRPSGVGGRVAELLEAVQLSPALASRYPHELSGGQRQRACIARALALRPDLLVADEPTSALDVTIQARILDLLRDLRHEFGFACLFISHDLAVIEQLADRVAVMHRGHVVEQGPAKEVLTAPAHAYTQRLLSAAPVADPDAQRRRREAWRQLR from the coding sequence GTGACCGCGGCCGGACTCCTGCGGCTGCACGACGTCGCGGTCTCGTTCGGGGACGTCGAAGCCGTCCGCGGGGTCGGCTACGAGGTCGGCGCGGGCGAAGTCGTCGCGGTGGTCGGGGAGTCCGGCTCCGGCAAGACGGTCACGGCGATGTCCCTGCTCGGCCTGCTCCCGCCCACGGCCCGCGTGACGGGCCGCGCGGAGCTGGCCGGGCGGGACCTCTACGCGCTGACCCCGGCCGCGCTGCGGGCGGTCCGCGGCGGCGACGTCGGCATGGTGTTCCAGGAGCCGATGAGCGCGCTGAACCCGGTGTTCACCATCGGCGACCAGCTCGTCGAGGCGATCCGCGCGCACCAGCCGCTCGCCGCCCCGGCCGCCCGGGAGCGGGCGGTCGAGCTGCTCGGCCTCGTCGGGCTGCCGGACCCGCGCGAGCGGTTCCGCTCCTACCCGCACGAGCTCTCCGGCGGGCAGCTGCAGCGCGTCGTCATCGCGATGGCGGTGGCGAACGAGCCGAAGCTGCTCATCGCCGACGAGCCGACCACGGCGCTCGACGTCACCGTCCAGGCGGAGATCCTCGAGCTGCTGCGCGACCTGCGGTCCCGGCTGGGCACGGCGATCCTGCTGATCACCCACGACATGGGCGTGGTCGCCGACCTGGCCGACCGGGTGGTGGTGATGCACGACGGCCGCGTCGTCGAACAGGGCGACGTCCGCACGATCTTCGCCGCGCCGGCCGAGGCGTACACGCGGCAGCTGCTCGGCTCGGTCGTCTCGCTCAGCGGCGCCGCCACGGCCGGGCTCGAACGCGCGCTGGCCGCCGACGTCCCGGTCGGGCCCGGGCACGTCGCCGCGGCGGCACACCCGGCCGCGGCCTCGGTCGCGGACGTGCCCGCCGAGTCCCCGCTGCTGCGCGTGGAGAACCTGTCGGTGACCTACCGCGGCCGGTTCCGGGCGGTGGCGGTCCGGGCCGCCGACGGGGTGAGCCTGCACGTCGAGCCGGGGGAGGTGCTCGGCCTGGTCGGCGAGTCCGGCTCGGGCAAGAGCACGGTCGCGCGGGCGGTCACCGGCGTGCTCGCGCCGTCCGAAGGGGCCGTCCGCGTCGGGGACGCCGACCTCACGCGGGTGCGCGGGCGGGCGGCGAAGGCGCTGCGGCGGCGGATCGGCGTGGTGTTCCAGGACCCGCTGTCCTCGCTCAACCCGCGCACGACGGTGGGGGAGAGCGTCGCGACGCCGCTGCGGCTGCACGGCGCGGTCCGGCCGTCGGGAGTGGGCGGCCGGGTCGCGGAGCTGCTGGAAGCGGTCCAGCTGTCACCGGCACTGGCCTCGCGCTACCCGCACGAGCTCTCCGGCGGCCAGCGGCAGCGGGCGTGCATCGCGCGGGCCCTGGCCCTGCGCCCGGACCTGCTGGTCGCCGACGAGCCGACGAGCGCGCTCGACGTCACGATCCAGGCCAGGATCCTCGACCTGCTGCGCGACCTGCGGCACGAGTTCGGGTTCGCCTGCCTGTTCATCAGCCACGACCTCGCGGTGATCGAACAGCTCGCCGACCGCGTCGCGGTGATGCACCGCGGCCACGTCGTCGAGCAGGGCCCGGCCAAGGAGGTCCTGACCGCTCCGGCCCACGCCTACACCCAGCGCCTGCTGTCGGCGGCGCCGGTCGCCGACCCGGACGCGCAGCGCCGTCGCCGTGAAGCCTGGCGTCAGCTGCGCTGA